From Penicillium psychrofluorescens genome assembly, chromosome: 1, one genomic window encodes:
- a CDS encoding uncharacterized protein (ID:PFLUO_000901-T1.cds;~source:funannotate): MAASWFALRGGRQLVLRSRLRAAPSPVSLRTASLSPFSTCRRCLHSSAQQQPSPSTRRGVYTSTVAAHGDPHPQDIFQPLDTFPRRHIGPSPDAAGEMLAVLDPPAASLDEFVKQVLPADVMSKKDLTVTEPHAGASLYRSPVQGGLGETDMLKLLDTYRKNIDVSGKTYIGTGYYPTIVPPVILRNVFENPAWYTSYTPYQPEISQGRLESLLNFQTLTADLTGLPFANASVLDEATAAAEAMTMSFATMPASKQKKAEKSFVASHLCHPQTIAVMQSRAEGFGINLVVGDILADNFKLVKEQGDHLIGVLAQYPDTEGGIFDFQSLSDSIHGQGGTFSVATDLLALTVLKAPGEFGADIAFGSAQRLGVPMGFGGPHAAFFACADKYKRKVPGRVVGVSKDRLGNRALRLALQTREQHIRREKATSNICTAQALLANMTSMYAIYHGPTGLKSIAQRIMSMTTLLREKLVAVGYNVPASSNATDAGVVFDTLAIELSSAAEADAIVAEARAQKIFLRRLGGNKVGLSLDETVGRDEVQGVLGVFAAHKSLGPVEVGTLDLAPVPASLERTSPYLTHPVFNTYHSETEMLRYIRHLESKDLSLAHSMIPLGSCTMKLNATTEMIPVSWPEFSQMHPFAPADVAKGYTQMIDDLEQQLADITGMAEVTVQPNSGAQGEFAGLRVIKKYQEAQGDSKRNICLIPVSAHGTNPASAAMAGMRVVTVKCDTKTGNLDLADLQAKCEKHKDELAAFMVTYPSTFGVYEPGVKEACRLVHANGGQVYMDGANMNAQIGLCSPGEIGADVCHLNLHKTFCIPHGGGGPGVGPIGVAEHLRPFLPSHPTSEYLQSKRGDTSSPPISAAPWGSASILPITFNYINMMGDRGLTHATKITLLNANYILSRLKPHYQILYTNDHGRCAHEFILDVRGFKETCGVEAIDIAKRLQDYGFHAPTMSWPVSNTLMIEPTESENKDELDRFCDALISIRHEIAQVERGEQPKEGNLLKMAPHTQRDLLSAQWDRPYTREAAAYPLPLLLEKKFWPSVTRVDDAFGDQNLFCTCGPVEDTV, from the exons TCAGCACctgccgccgctgtctgCACAGCTCTGCGCAGCAACAGCCGTCTCCCTCGACTCGACGGGGAGTGTACACTAGCACCGTCGCCGCCCATGGCGACCCGCACCCCCAGGATATCTTCCAGCCCCTCGACACCTTCCCCCGCCGCCACATTGGCCCGTCTCCCGATGCGGCCGGCGAGATGCTGGCCGTTCTGGACCCTCCGGCGGCGTCGCTGGACGAATTCGTCAAGCAAGTCCTACCCGCGGACGTAATGTCTAAGAAGGACCTGACGGTCACCGAGCCCCACGCCGGTGCCAGCCTGTACCGGTCCCCCGTGCAAGGTGGCCTGGGCGAAACCGACATGCTCAAGCTGCTGGACACCTACCGCAAGAACATTGATGTCTCCGGCAAGACCTATATTGGCACCGGCTACTATCCGACCATCGTGCCTCCGGTCATTCTCCGCAACGTATTCGAGAACCCGGCTTGGTACACCAGTTACACGCCCTACCAGCCGGAGATCAGCCAGGGCCGTCTGGAGTCCCTACTGAATTTCCAAACTCTGACCGCCGATCTGACCGGTCTTCCGTTTGCCAATGCCTCCGTTCTGGATGAGgcgaccgccgccgccgaggccatgACCATGTCCTTTGCCACCATGCCGGCCtcgaagcagaagaaggccgagaagtCGTTCGTCGCCTCGCACCTGTGCCATCCGCAGACCATTGCCGTGATGCAGTCGCGTGCGGAGGGCTTTGGGATCAACCTGGTGGTTGGTGACATCCTGGCGGATAACTTCAAGCTAGTCAAGGAGCAGGGGGATCACCTGATTGGTGTTCTGGCTCAGTACCCCGACACCGAGGGTGGTATCTTCGATTTCCAGTCTCTGAGTGATTCTATTCACGGCCAAGGCGGTACCTTCAGCGTGGCTACGGATCTGCTGGCTTTGACTGTTCTGAAGGCACCCGGCGAGTTCGGCGCTGATATCGCGTTCGGTAGCGCCCAGCGATTGGGTGTCCCCATGGGCTTCGGTGGCCCCCATGCTGCGTTCTTTGCTTGCGCCGACAAGTACAAGCGCAAGGTTCCCGGTCGTGTGGTCGGAGTTTCCAAGGACCGCCTTGGCAATCGCGCTCTCCGTCTGGCTCTGCAGACTCGCGAACAGCACATTCGTCGCGAGAAGGCTACTAGCAACATTTGCACGGCCCAGGCTCTGCTCGCGAACATGACATCCATGTATGCCATCTACCACGGTCCCACTGGTCTCAAGTCCATCGCTCAGCGCATCATGTCCATGACCACTCTGCTTCGCGAGAAGCTCGTCGCCGTGGGATACAATGTTCCCGCTAGCTCCAATGCTACCGATGCCGGTGTTGTTTTTGACACCCTGGCCATTGAACTCTCCAGtgctgccgaggccgatgccatcgtggccgaggcccGCGCTCAAAAGATCTTCCTACGTCGCTTGGGCGGCAACAAGGTTGGCCTGTCGCTCGATGAGACTGTCGGCCGGGATGAAGTCCAGGGTGTCCTGGGTGTCTTTGCCGCTCACAAGTCTCTCGGCCCTGTCGAGGTTGGCACTCTCGACCTCGCACCTGTGCCGGCCAGCCTGGAGCGCACTTCGCCCTACCTGACCCACCCTGTTTTCAACACCTACCATTCCGAGACTGAGATGCTGCGGTACATCCGCCACCTCGAGTCTAAGGATCTTTCTCTGGCCCACTCGATGATTCCCCTGGGATCTTGCACCATGAAGCTCAACGCTACCACGGAGATGATCCCTGTTTCATGGCCAGAGTTCTCACAGATGCATCCGTTTGCGCCTGCCGATGTGGCCAAGGGCTACACACAGATgatcgatgatctggagcagcagctggctgaCATCACCGGTATGGCCGAGGTCACTGTGCAGCCCAACTCGGGTGCGCAGGGTGAGTTCGCCGGCCTGCGCGTCATCAAAAAGTACCAGGAAGCCCAGGGCGACTCCAAGCGCAACATCTGCCTGATCCCTGTCTCCGCTCACGGCACCAACCCTGCCAgtgccgccatggccggcaTGCGGGTTGTCACGGTCAAGTGTGACACCAAGACCGGCAACCTGGATCTCGCGGACCTCCAGGCCAAGTGCGAGAAGCACAAGGACGAACTGGCCGCGTTCATGGTCACCTACCCCAGCACCTTTGGTGTGTACGAGCCCGGTGTCAAGGAGGCCTGTCGGCTGGTGCACGCGAACGGCGGCCAGGTCTACATGGACGGCGCCAACATGAATGCTCAGATCGGTCTTTGCTCCCCCGGCGAGATCGGCGCTGATGTGTGCCACCTGAACCTGCACAAGACCTTCTGTATCCCccacggtggtggtggtcctGGTGTCGGTCCTATCGGTGTTGCTGAGCATCTGCGTCCGTTTCTGCCCTCCCACCCGACCAGCGAGTATCTGCAGTCCAAGCGTGGTGACACTTCATCGCCGCCCATCAGCGCCGCTCCCTGGGGCAGTGCCAGCATCCTTCCCATCACCTTCAACTACATCAACATGATGGGTGACCGCGGACTCACACACGCCACCAAGATCACTCTGCTGAACGCCAACTACATCCTCTCGCGCCTGAAGCCCCACTACCAGATCCTGTACACCAACGACCACGGCCGCTGTGCACACGAGTTTATCCTCGACGTGCGCGGCTTCAAGGAGACCTGCGGggtcgaggccattgatATCGCCAAGCGCCTGCAGGACTACGGCTTCCATGCCCCCACCATGTCCTGGCCCGTCTCCAACACGTTGATGATCGAGCCCACCGAGTCCGAGAACAAGGACGAGCTCGACCGCTTCTGTGACGCGTTGATCTCCATCCGCCACGAGATCGCCCAGGTTGAGCGTGGCGAGCAGCCCAAGGAGGGTAACTTGCTCAAGATGGCACCGCACACCCAGCGCGATCTGCTGTCGGCACAGTGGGACCGCCCGTACACGCGCGAGGCCGCGGCGTACCCTTTGCCTTTGCTGCTAGAGAAGAAGTTCTGGCCGTCGGTGACACGGGTTGATGATG CCTTCGGTGACCAGAACCTGTTCTGCACTTGCGGCCCTGTCGAGGACACTGTATAG
- a CDS encoding uncharacterized protein (ID:PFLUO_000898-T1.cds;~source:funannotate): protein MLATPVVALVAALYAAFLIINYFVQLYHHRRNAKALHCKPATPGDTSLLGIPAFLRLTKAVREKRWIEYVSSQYSVYGYTFRLCFLSRTMLSTIEPENVKAILATQFQDFSLGTRHEQFYPFLGDGIFTLDGPGWTHARGLLRPQFTRDQVADLALLDDHITNLIDLIPKDRSSFDIQRLFFLLTLDSATHFLFGEPVGCMSPPGQTTSVLEKYSVGNAAGFAEAFNTAQDWLSARTRAQGLYWVVNPKEFRDATRKVHEVVDHYVNIALESKRHPESKDPNGRYIFLEALAAQTDNPKMLRDNMLNILLAGRDTTASLLSSVFFYLARHPNVWNRLRREIVDAFGDSKNARAEITQTKLKDIPYLRYVLNETLRLQPPVPANFRVATKDTSLPVGGGPDQRSPIYIKKGTMVMYNVYAMHRRTDFWGADARLFRPERWEENAKHGWEYLPFNGGPRICLGQQYALTEASYTVVRLMQHFDSIENADPHPRQEPIKQSNLTMMHDLGVPVKLYASDGI, encoded by the coding sequence atgctggccaccCCCGTCGTCGCCCTGGTCGCCGCCTTGTACGCGGCCTTCCTGATCATCAATTATTTTGTCCAATTATACCATCACCGCCGGAATGCCAAAGCCCTGCACTGCAAGCCTGCCACCCCCGGCGACACCTCATTATTGGGGATTCCGGCCTTTCTCCGTCTCACCAAAGCCGTGCGCGAGAAGCGCTGGATCGAGTACGTCTCCTCCCAGTACTCCGTCTACGGTTACACGTTCCGCCTGTGCTTCCTCTCGCGGACCATGCTCTCGACCATTGAACCGGAGAATGTCAAGGCGATTCTAGCGACTCAATTCCAGGACTTTAGTCTGGGGACTCGCCACGAGCAGTTCTATCCCTTCCTCGGAGACGGCATTTTTACGCTCGATGGTCCCGGGTGGACGCATGCCCGTGGACTGCTACGACCGCAGTTTACAAGAGATCAGGTCGCAGATCTAGCCCTGCTGGATGACCACATTACCAACCTCATCGACCTGATCCCGAAAGATCGGAGCAGTTTCGACATCCAACGCCTGTTCTTCCTGTTGACTCTCGACTCAGCCACCCACTTCCTGTTCGGTGAACCGGTTGGCTGCATGTCTCCGCCGGGCCAGACCACTAGCGTTCTGGAGAAATACTCTGTCGGCAACGCCGCAGGTTTTGCGGAGGCATTCAATACCGCGCAAGATTGGCTCTCCGCCCGCACGCGTGCTCAAGGTCTGTACTGGGTCGTCAACCCCAAGGAGTTCCGCGATGCTACTCGCAAAGTGCACGAGGTCGTCGACCACTATGTCAACATCGCCCTTGAGTCCAAGCGTCATCCGGAATCGAAAGATCCTAATGGCCGTTACATTTTCCTCGAGGCGCTAGCTGCTCAGACCGATAACCCAAAGATGCTTCGCGATAACATGCTCAATATCTTGCTTGCCGGTCGCGATACCACCGCCAGTTTGCTGAGCTCTGTTTTCTTCTATCTGGCACGCCACCCGAACGTCTGGAATCGTCTCCGCCGCGAGATAGTTGATGCGTTTGGTGATAGCAAGAATGCTCGGGCGGAAATCACCCAAACGAAGCTGAAGGATATCCCCTATCTGCGATATGTACTGAACGAAACTCTCCGTCTCCAACCCCCCGTGCCCGCCAACTTCCGCGTCGCAACCAAGGATACCTCCCTTCCCGTCGGAGGTGGACCCGACCAGCGGTCTCCCATTTATATCAAGAAGGGTACCATGGTCATGTATAACGTCTACGCGATGCACCGCCGCACCGATTTCTGGGGCGCCGACGCGCGCCTCTTCCGCCCGGAGCGCTGGGAGGAGAACGCTAAGCACGGATGGGAGTATCTGCCCTTCAACGGAGGGCCACGCATTTGCCTTGGCCAACAGTACGCCCTCACGGAAGCCAGTTACACAGTAGTCCGTCTCATGCAGCACTTTGACTCCATTGAGAATGCGGATCCGCACCCTCGCCAGGAGCCTATCAAGCAATCGAATTTGACGATGATGCATGATCTGGGTGTGCCTGTCAAGCTATATGCGTCGGATGGGATCTAG
- a CDS encoding uncharacterized protein (ID:PFLUO_000899-T1.cds;~source:funannotate), translating to MHSSFINLVALTLAALSGTVAGLGLSVTSFSKELSLASQLGISPDLFMKYGNRERVHLPLLMGRTRDEIATEWTTIPIDHEDESVGTYQNRYWVSEHYYRPGGPIFVYDVGEASAENSAMAYLAANKTTFFSEILEEFNGMGIVWEHRRYYGESLPFPVNNSTPPEHFKYLTTEQALADIPYFAQNFTRNGQQLSPNTTPWVMVGGSYSGIRSAFTRDQYPDTIFASYASSAPVEARIDMSAYFDQVYAGMLGYGYENCAKDIKAALEYIDEELSRDKTSAANIKTTFFGAGAEENNNGDFSAALAGIYGYWQAYGVGGGEGSLGSFCKWLETDPDTNRTAGPEGFAASRGNEYAAMRYASWPIFTQLVNFNYNTNCDGLNTTQPLSCVLNPPPTSPDDISWTWQFCSEWGYFQSDNLGPHSLLSQYQSLEYWSYTCDRQFPDGIASGLLPKQPQADALNKRTGGWTIRPSNVYWSGGQFDPWRTLSPLATESWAPQGVTFSTDIPQCNVKTGEDTLFGYIMPSAEHCFDFDLNFEPGNASRSLFHRALKEWLPCFEPRNRSAETEA from the exons ATGCATTCCTCGTTCATCAATCTGGTGGCTCTGACTCTGGCGGCGCTGTCGGGCACAGTGGCCGGCCTGGGCTTGTCTGTCACTTCGTTCAGCAAGGAATTATCGCTTGCTTCGCAGTTGGGTATTAGCCCTGATCTTTTTATGAAATACGGAAATCGTGAGCGTGTGCATCTGCCCTTGTTGATGGGACGGACGCGGGACGAGATTGCTACGGAATGGACGACG ATTCCCATTGACCACGAGGACGAGTCTGTCGGTACCTACCAGAACCGCTACTGGGTCAGCGAGCACTACTATCGCCCGGGAGGACCGATCTTCGTGTACGATGTAGGCGAAGCAAGTGCCGAGAACTCGGCGATGGCATATCTGGCTGCCAACAAGACCACGTTTTTTTCGGAAATTTTGGAGGAATTCAATGGCATGGGCATCGTCTGGGAACATCG TAGATACTACGGAGAATCTCTGCCATTCCCTGTTAACAACAGCACTCCGCCTGAGCATTTCAAATACCTCACTACCGAGCAAGCTCTGGCCGATATCCCCTACTTTGCCCAGAACTTTACTCGCAACGGCCAGCAGCTGTCGCCGAACACCACACCTTGGGTCATGGTCGGAGGCTCTTACTCAGGCATCCGATCAGCCTTTACGCGCGACCAATACCCGGACACTATTTTCGCCTCATACGCTTCTTCGGCGCCGGTGGAGGCTCGTATCGACATGAGTGCCTATTTCGACCAGGTCTATGCGGGAATGCTTGGGTACGGATACGAGAACTGCGCCAAAGATATCAAGGCTGCGCTCGAGTACATCGACGAAGAGCTATCCAGGGATAAGACGTCGGCTGCAAATATCAAGACGACCTTCTTCGGAGCCggggccgaggagaacaaCAATGGCGACTTCAGCGCAGCGCTGGCGGGCATCTACGGCTATTGGCAAGCCTACGGCGTGGGTGGCGGCGAGGGCAGTCTGGGCTCTTTTTGCAAATGGCTAGAAACCGATCCTGACACCAACCGCACCGCCGGACCAGAAGGGTTCGCCGCTAGCCGGGGCAATGAGTACGCTGCAATGCGGTATGCCTCGTGGCCGATCTTTACGCAGCTGGTCAACTTCAACTACAACACGAACTGCGACGGACTGAACACGACGCAGCCGCTGTCATGTGTACTGAACCCGCCTCCCACTTCTCCGGATGATATCAGTTGGACTTGGCAGTTCTGCTCCGAGTGGGGATACTTCCAGAGCGATAACCTCGGTCCTCACTCGCTGCTGTCCCAGTACCAGTCGCTGGAGTACTGGTCGTACACCTGCGACCGCCAGTTCCCGGACGGCATTGCGTCTGGTCTTCTCCCGAAACAGCCCCAGGCGGATGCGTTGAACAAACGGACTGGCGGCTGGACGATTCGCCCGTCCAATGTGTACTGGAGCGGCGGCCAATTCGACCCTTGGCGGACCCTGTCCCCCCTCGCCACGGAAAGCTGGGCCCCACAGGGAGTTACATTCTCCACGGATATTCCCCAGTGCAATGTGAAGACGGGTGAGGACACTTTGTTTGGCTATATCATGCCTAGCGCGGAGCACTGCTTTGACTTTGATCTCAACTTTGAGCCGGGCAATGCGTCGCGGAGTCTGTTCCACCGAGCCTTGAAGGAATGGCTACCCTGTTTCGAGCCCCGGAACAGGAGCGCGGAGACTGAAGCTTAG
- a CDS encoding uncharacterized protein (ID:PFLUO_000896-T1.cds;~source:funannotate) has protein sequence MAALTPAYLAQNDSGGTFPAVIVMTVLAFIAVLLRVASRVYAKVDFWWDDWTIFAAMVCELSLTIGILYAAKYLDAGHHIQALTPWQRVETAKNLIAFQQVYFLTQTVTKVSVLLLYYRVFGVHARFRIAAYITGGIVIAWWISCFFATMFTCIPLKALWDTSIKNKTCIDMRKFGIANGSFNMITDIMVVALSVPMVWSLQLSQKKKILISGAFGMGTFVCVISVVRLSCFPGFDMSDPSYGVARVSLWTSVESCCSIIAACLPTLGPLIISVFRLQNSQYNKDPVSSGSQPNKKRIEAPIPDPDGPTTHFGGNVSLNLAGRPRIRNSLSPEGQFYRLNDEIDDSMALRDLSPEGSRA, from the exons ATGGCTGCTCTGACGCCAGCCTATCTGGCGCAGAACGACTCAGGGGGCACATTCCCCGCGGTGATCGTAATGACCGTGCTCGCCTTCATTGCCGTGCTTTTGCGCGTCGCATCAAGGGTCTACGCCAAGGTTGATTTCTGGTGGGATGACTGGACTATTTTTGCAGCCATG GTCTGCGAGCTTTCGCTCaccatcggcatcctctACGCAGCCAAATACCTGGATGCGGGCCATCATATCCAAGCCCTTACTCCGTGGCAGCGCGTCGAAACCGCGAAG AACCTCATTGCTTTCCAACAAGTCTACTTCCTTACGCAGACTGTCACGAAAGTCTCGGTATTACTCCTATACTACCGTGTGTTCGGGGTCCATGCCCGGTTCCGCATTGCTGCCTATATTACAGGCGGCATCGTGATTGCTTGGTGGATATCGTGTTTCTTTGCTACTATGTTTACCTGTATTCCGCTGAAGGCACTCTGGGACACGTCAATAAAAAACAAGACTTGCATCGACATGCGCAAATTCGGAATTGCGAATGGGAGCTTCAATATGATAACGGATATCATGGTAGTTGCGCTCAGCGTGCCGATGGTCTGGTCATTACAACTCtcgcagaaaaaaaagattttGATCTCGGGTGCCTTTGGCATGGGTACTTT TGTTTGTGTCATCTCTGTTGTCCGCCTCAGCTGCTTCCCCGGGTTTGACATGTCAGATCCCAGTTATGGCGTCGCTCGCGTCTCCCTCTGGACCAGCGTCGAGTCCTGTTGTTCCATTATCGCTGCCTGCCTTCCGACCCTGGGACCACTCATCATTTCAGTCTTCCGCTTGCAAAATTCGCAATACAACAAGGATCCAGTATCCTCGGGCAGTCAGCCGAACAAAAAGCGTATAGAAGCTCCCATCCCTGATCCAGACGGCCCGACAACGCACTTTGGAGGGAATGTTTCATTGAACCTAGCTGGTCGGCCACGGATCCGTAACTCTCTCAGTCCAGAAGGACAGTTCTATCGTTTGAATGATGAGATTGACGACTCTATGGCATTACGGGATTTATCTCCGGAAGGATCAAGAGCATGA
- a CDS encoding uncharacterized protein (ID:PFLUO_000897-T1.cds;~source:funannotate) codes for MLTGSMLLDLFEKITHSGPSTVEFWRSHIDGSLALIQALGLDHFRDYPSLRILSRLVTNSIISCVGSATAVPQQLIEVRAYLTSQMSQQDPKWKQSTIMIEFAAFREALRKSLWTLPEYILVAQDIDQRLLDLSQNMPEGWKPEVHVLDLSSEFPNRLLFYRDRHVTQMMNTLRLVRIVLNEFLLESYQKQDDVDSRLFDEPAIQTITSSIDDICASVPQYVRCQCQFPTKPQQHSPTHTIDCHRLLFPLYVAGRSEWASLKQRAWVKQQLRHIHAHYGVYNASVLVQLLESQTNIDPWNIFAMLGSYGLAA; via the coding sequence ATGCTAACGGGCTCTATGCTATTAGATCTCTTTGAAAAGATCACGCATTCTGGACCCAGTACAGTGGAGTTTTGGCGCAGCCATATTGATGGGTCGCTGGCCCTGATCCAGGCTTTGGGCTTGGATCATTTTCGGGACTATCCATCCTTGCGCATCCTGTCTCGGCTTGTTACCAACAGCATTATCTCGTGCGTGGGAAGCGCGACTGCTGTACCGCAGCAGCTGATTGAAGTGCGCGCATACCTTACTAGTCAGATGAGCCAACAAGACCCCAAGTGGAAGCAATCTACTATCATGATCGAATTTGCAGCCTTTCGCGAGGCACTCCGAAAATCGCTTTGGACTTTACCCGAGTACATCCTCGTTGCCCAAGATATTGACCAGAGGCTTTTGGATCTGTCCCAGAATATGCCAGAGGGTTGGAAGCCCGAGGTACACGTCCTAGACTTGTCCTCCGAGTTCCCCAATCGCCTGCTATTCTACCGAGATCGCCACGTCACCCAGATGATGAATACTCTACGGCTAGTCCGAATTGTTCTGAATGAATTTCTTCTAGAAAGTTATCAGAAACAAGATGATGTTGACAGTCGACTTTTCGACGAGCCAGCCATCCAAACAATCACATCATCAATCGATGACATTTGTGCCAGTGTTCCTCAATATGTGCGCTGCCAATGTCAATTCCCCACAAAGCCTCAGCAGCATTCACCAACCCATACTATTGACTGTCATCGGCTTCTTTTCCCACTCTATGTCGCTGGACGATCGGAATGGGCTTCTCTGAAGCAAAGAGCCTGGGTAAAACAGCAACTGCGTCATATTCACGCCCACTATGGTGTTTACAACGCGTCAGTCTTGGTGCAACTATTGGAGTCCCAAACGAATATCGATCCGTGGAACATATTTGCCATGTTGGGTAGCTATGGGTTGGCTGCGTGA
- a CDS encoding uncharacterized protein (ID:PFLUO_000900-T1.cds;~source:funannotate), giving the protein MASSPYDFTVYRGTFIQLSRNPPAGQKPVLLRNTGALWVSAADGRIADFDWQAIDDNAFRQLMEKQGWVDVDSQVNGHSAQQTKVKIVTASDDLNEFFFPGFIDTHIHAPQYPNAGLFGSSTLLDWLETYTFPVESGFGSQSDHKNGKFSPRDAPLLAQRVYDQVVARTLSHGTTCASYFATVHVPATNALAALCYTRGQRAFIGRVCMDNPDFCPTYYKDLSAADSLSATKSTIEYIHTLDPKGSLIKPIVTPRFVPTCSRPALEDLGKLAASYSPPLHIQTHISENKNEVALVKELFPECASYAAVYDEYKLLTPRTILAHAVHLTQDERALVRQRDAKISHCPASNSALGSGIAPVRAYIDEGVTVGLGTDVSGGYSPSILEAARQACLASRLLGHTADFQAETCTNSHPKSEGREKLSIEESLYLATRGGAAVVDMADDIGGFEQGMIWDTQLIQLGGVKEADRSPLDSALESSRGTGQSLVQPGPIGNVDLFGKETWEERIQKWVWNGDDRDVKSVWVGGKLVHSRG; this is encoded by the coding sequence ATGGCTTCATCCCCCTACGACTTCACGGTCTACCGTGGCACGTTCATTCAATTGTCTCGCAACCCTCCAGCGGGCCAGAAACCGGTGCTGCTGAGAAACACCGGTGCGTTGTGGgtttctgctgctgatggccgCATTGCCGATTTCGATTGGCAGGCAATAGACGACAATGCCTTTCGGCAATTGATGGAGAAGCAAGGCTGGGTGGATGTGGACTCTCAGGTCAATGGCCATTCGGCCCAACAGACCAAAGTGAAAATTGTGACTGCCAGCGATGACCTGAATGAGTTCTTCTTCCCGGGTTTCATCGACACGCACATCCATGCGCCTCAATACCCCAACGCCGGGTTATTCGGCTCATCTACTCTTCTCGACTGGCTGGAAACATACACGTTCCCGGTCGAGTCCGGCTTCGGGTCTCAATCAGACCATAAGAACGGCAAATTCAGCCCCAGAGATGCACCGCTTTTGGCGCAGCGTGTCTACGATCAAGTCGTTGCGCGCACGCTCTCCCACGGCACGACCTGCGCCTCATACTTTGCAACCGTGCATGTCCCTGCCACTAACGCTTTGGCTGCCCTGTGTTATACGCGCGGCCAGCGCGCTTTCATCGGCAGAGTATGCATGGACAATCCGGATTTCTGTCCGACCTACTACAAGGATCTATCCGCTGCAGACTCTCTCTCCGCGACGAAGTCTACGATCGAGTACATCCACACCCTTGACCCCAAGGGCAGTCTCATCAAGCCAATTGTGACGCCGCGCTTCGTGCCTACCTGCTCACGACCCGCTCTTGAGGACCTGGGCAAGCTCGCTGCGTCCTATAGCCCACCACTGCACATCCAGACTCACATCTCCGAGAACAAGAACGAAGTTGCGCTTGTCAAGGAACTATTCCCTGAGTGTGCTAGCTACGCGGCCGTCTACGACGAGTATAAGCTTCTCACGCCGCGGACGATTCTCGCGCACGCAGTCCACCTCACCCAAGATGAGCGCGCTCTGGTTCGTCAGCGGGACGCCAAGATCTCGCACTGTCCCGCCTCCAACTCGGCCCTTGGATCCGGCATTGCTCCCGTTCGCGCCTATATCGACGAAGGTGTGACTGTTGGCCTCGGGACGGACGTGAGTGGGGGTTATAGCCCCAGTATCCTGGAAGCGGCCCGGCAGGCCTGTCTTGCCTCGAGGCTGTTGGGTCACACGGCCGATTTCCAAGCAGAGACATGTACAAACTCACACCCCAAGTcggaagggagagaaaaacTGTCCATCGAAGAAAGTTTGTACCTTGCTACACgcggcggcgcagctgtCGTCGATATGGCAGATGATATTGGTGGCTTTGAACAGGGTATGATCTGGGACACGCAGCTGATCCAACTAGGTGGCGTGAAGGAGGCTGATCGGAGCCCCCTCGACTCCGCTTTGGAGAGTAGCCGTGGAACTGGTCAGAGCCTGGTGCAGCCTGGTCCGATCGGTAATGTCGATCTCTTTGGCAAGGAGACTTGGGAGGAGAGGATCCAGAAGTGGGTTTGGAACGGAGATGATCGCGACGTGAAATCTGTCTGGGTTGGGGGGAAGTTGGTGCATTCTCGGGGTTGA
- a CDS encoding uncharacterized protein (ID:PFLUO_000895-T1.cds;~source:funannotate): protein MPKAIAKIDGVALAESDAWETVEGNVYFPPSALIHRPSFLKSDTKTYCPWKGEAEYYNVKIGDKEVKDAAWYYADPYEKAQNIKDHVAFYKTKVDVTVQE, encoded by the exons ATGCCCAAAGCTATAGCAAAAATAGACGGTGTCGCTCTTGCCGAGTCGGATGCCTGGGAGACAGTGGAAGGAAATGTCTAC TTCCCCCCTTCGGCTTTAATCCACAGACCGTCGTTCCTCAAATCCGATACAAAAACCTATTGTCCTTGGAAGGGCGAAGCGGAGTACTACAACGTTAAGATTGGGG ACAAGGAAGTCAAGGATGCTGCATGGTATTACGCTGATCCTTATGAGAAGGCTCAGAATATCAAGGATCATGTGGCATTTT ACAAGACTAAGGTGGACGTGACAGTCCAAGAATGA